The Gemmatimonadota bacterium genomic interval GTGCTTGGCACCGGTGATCATCCCGTCGCCGTCTTCGGCGAGGGGGCGTGCAACGTGGTGTGGGCGACGAAGGAGTCGTAGCCCCAGCATTCAGCACTCACCGCGGGCCCGCACCGGGGGGCCATCCATCGGGACCGCCGCGCGTTCCGGCACCGTCGGCACGCCTCAGGGGCGATACGTGACGCTCAGGTACGGACGGATCTTCTCCTTGTAGGGTTCGTCCATCGAGTAGCCGATCCCGGCGCGGATGTGTGTCCCCGGGAGACGCGCGAAGCCGATCCCCGGGACGTCGAACTCGCGTTCCGCCCCCAGAATCCGCTGATAGCGCGTCAGCTTGTCGCCAGCCGCAACCCAGATCGCGTACGGCTCCACGGAATAGAGTCGCGTCGAGAGGCGCCCGATGCCGAGCTTGCGCCCGGAGGCGTAGCCCACCGGGACGGATGGAATCGACACGCGCTGCGTGAGGTACGCGCGGTCAAAGAAGGGGAGCACGCCGCCGCCGACGGCAAACTGCTCGAAGGCGCGCCCGAACTCACCCGGCCCGGCGGTGGTGGTGGTGCCGACACTGGCCTCGGCGCGCAACGAACGATTGGGTCCGCCGAGCGTGAGTGCCCCCGTCGTGAAGCCACGCGACCAACTGTCGCCCCCCGTTCCCCCCTGCGCGAGCTGCGCGTACACCTGCGGCGAGACGGTCAGGCCATGCCAGGTCCACGTGAGTCTTCCGCGCAGGTCGGCGAATCCCATGACGCGCCCGGCGCCATCGAGCTGGTTCCCGTTCACCTGCCCGACACTTCCGCCGGCACGCAGCGCGTAGCCCCAGGCGCCGCCATTGCGGTTGACCCGCGCGGCGAGCCCTAACCCGGTGAAGCGGGAGTCGATGTCGAGCGAGGCGAAGCTCCCCGCCGCCTGCTCCGACGGGGCGTGTTCCGTGTACCACGCGCTCGTTTCCACTTCGATGGGTGACAGGCGCAGGGTGGTGGCCAGCGAGCCGCCGCGCCATGCGCCGCGCTGGCCGTAGCCTCCCTGCGCGACGACGCTCAGGCGCCCGACCGGGTCCATGTTGGCGAGCATCAGCGAGGCCATGTCGCCATCGGGGCCGAGGCTTATCCCGGGGAGGATGCGCCAGGCGCGTGGCCCGGTGCCGTAGTCGCTGGGGCCGCGAACGGGCTGCGGGGCGAAGGTCGCGCCACGTCCCGGTGGCGTTGGGGGAGCGGCCGGCGCGAGGCGTGGCTCGAGCGCGACCATCCGGTCGCCTAACGACGACACCGCCCGGGCGATCGACAGCCGCCGCACGTCGTATCCCTTTGCGTGCAGCGCCAGGTACCAGACCTGTCCGTCGGGCCCCACATCGGGCGCCGCCACCGCGCCGGTCACTCGGGTGAGGGGGCGGGGCGCCGCCGTTTCCGGATCGAGCAGTTCGAGGTTCGGGACCCCACCGCGCTCGCTCACCACGACGAGCTTGCCGTCTCGCGTCCACGCCGGGGCGTACCGACTGGCACCGTCGCCGGGATCGACCGGCGATGCGGCCCCCGTCGCCGGGTTCACGACGAAGGTCCACCATCGGCCATCGCGCTGGACGCTGGCGGCGATGCGCGAGCCGTCGGGCGACCAGCGCGGACGGTGCCAGACGACGAACGGCGACCCCGCGGTGATGGTGGTCAGTCGTCCGCTCGCGAGGTCGACGCGCACCAGGTCACAGACGCCGCCGCGGCAGCGGACCGCTGCCGCGCTCTTGCCGTCGGGGGCGGGATCGGCGCTGCGGATCCCCGCGCCCCGCGTGACGCGACGCACCCCGCCGCGGCGCGTGTTCCAGATGAAGAGGTCCGGGCGGAAGGCGCCGTCGCCTAACGGTTCGTCGCGGCTCACCAGGAGGCGCTCGCCATCGGAGAACCAACGCGGCTGGTCGTGGCCGCGCCCGGCCACGGCGAACAGTGTCTTGCGCGCGCGCCTCGGTGCGGGGAAGGAGTCGAAGGGTGCCACGTCCTGCGGGTCGCGCTGGAGCATGCGCTGTCGCGCCCGCACCACCGCGGAGTCGAGCGGCTCGTCCTTCGCCCCCCACACCACCACGCGCGAGGGCGTGTTCGGGCTGCGTAGCACGACCGCCACCTGCGCGCCGTCGCGCGACACCGCCGGTTCACCGGTGGCCCACGCCAGCTTCTGCACGAGGTCTCCCTCGACCACGCCCGGAGATTGCAGCTGCCGGCGAGCGTCGAGTGATTTTTCCATCACCTCCGTGTAGAACGCGCCGTACAGGTCGTCCGGCCCCGCACCATACACGCCGCGGAATGCCTCGGCAAAGCTCCGGCGCTGCCGCGCGCTCATCCGGCGCCACAGGTGGTTGAGGCTCTCCTCGCCCTTGCGCGCCACGAGCCATTCCAGGAAGGCGCTCCCCACGAGGTAGCGCATCGATCCCCCCAGGTATGGCGCGGCGTTGTTCAGCTGCCCGTACGTCGGGAGCCGCCCCTCCAGCGCCCACGCGCGCAACACCGCGGCGCGCCCCGCTGAGTTGGGGCGACCGTTGGCGGTGAGCTTGCCTTCGATGTACGTCGCGTAGCCCTCGATGACCCACGCCGGTGACTTGCGCGCGACCGGGCCGATGCGCGTCGGGAGCAACCGCCAGACGAAGCGCTCGTTAGGGTTGCGCGGTGGAAAGGTGAGGTGCGCGATGTGGCCGTACTCGTGCACCGCGAGGATCTCGCCCCACCCGCGATGCTGTCCGAACGATGGCCCGGGCGTTGGCGGCGTCGGCCAGAGGAAGATCACCGGCCCCTCGAGCAGCGGGACCGCGAAGCCGTTCGAGACGTTGGACGGATCCTCGACCATCACCGTGACCCGCGCCGTGGGGGCGTTGCCCACCATCGTGTTCACCGACGACGACACCGACTCCATGCGCTCGGCGACGGGGACCACCCACGTCCGCATCTCGGCGGGAAAGTGGAACCGGAAGTGCGCCGTCTCGATCGTCTCCCACTTGAGCGCCGGACGCGTGAGGTACTGGGCGGCAGCCGGCGTCGCCGGCGCGAGGACGAGCAGGGAAGCGAGCACCGCGACGGCGGTGCGCATCGATCGTGGGTGCATCGGTCGAGTGGCGTGCAGTGAGGCAAAGGGCGGGACCGCGACCCCCGAACATACATCCCTCGCTACCGACCTCGGCTCGGCATGGCACACACCGGAAGTGTGAGCGTTGCCCCTTCCGGTGTGCAGGGATGCGGCGGACGGCGGCTGGCGCCGAGGGCCAGCGCTAAGCGCTCGGCGCCGTCCGCGATCTCCCACGGCTTCGCCGGCGACGCACCGGCGACGCCGGTGACGCAGTCGGCCGTCACCTGCCGCTGCCGGAGGTCGTACGGCGTGGCGGTGTCACGGCCACGAAACGCCGTGGCGTCGCCGTCAGCTGCGCCTCGTCCTGCGCCGGGGCGCGGCGAAATCGCCCCCTGGAAACGAAAGATGGGACGAAAGCGGCGCGCTCTCGTCCCACACTCGACTTGTCACGGACGCCGGGCGCCCGTCGAACTGGTCCTTACCCCTGCTTGCCCTTCGCGGCGTCCTGGATCCAGGTCAACGGAATCAGGAAGAGCGGGGTCAGGAAATGCCCGAGGAGGATGTTGACCCAGGTAAGCGCGAGGTAGAAGGCGCCAAGCCCGAGGCCAGCCCACAGCGTGCCAAACGGTGATGAGTGCTCCACGGTACGTCCTCGGTCTGTAAGGTCGAAGTCGACGAAAAAAGTAGTCGGGCGTGTCGGAGCGCACCAGTCCACCTGTGCCGGCTTTCGGGGGGCGACTTCACGCATCGCTCCCCCGGACGGGCGACGGACAGCGCGCCGCGCCGGCGATACATTGACCACCGTTCACCGGACGTGTCGCTCGCCCGTGTCTCCCCGTCTCCCCCGAGGCCACACGCTGTCCGCCACTGAGCGCATTCGCTCGTCGGTCGGTTCCCTCCTGTCGGGCGACGACCGGCTGGTCCTCGCCGTTTCGGGCGGCGTCGATTCCATGGTGCTGTTGCACGCCGTGGGGGAGTGGCTCGCGGGCTCGGTGCCCGCGGCGTCGCTGCGCGAGCGCGTGACGGTGGCGACCTTCGACCACGGGACCGGAGCGCATGCCACCTCGGCCGTGGCGCACGTTAGGCGATCGGCCGAGGCGCACGGGCTGGCCGTCGTGGCTGGACGTGCCGACGCGCCGCTGCAAGGAGAAGCGGCGTGGCGCGACGCCCGCTGGCGCTTTCTGCGCCGCCTGGCGCGCGAGCGTGGGGCAACCGTCGTGACGGCCCATACACGAGACGACCACCTCGAGACGATCGTGATGCGTACCCTCAGGGGGAGTGGGGCCCGCGGCCTCAGCGCCCTCCTCGCCCCCTCACCGGTGCGGCGTCCGCTGCTCGAGTGCTCGCGAAGCGACGTGCTGGGCTTTGCTCAGGAAGTGGGGCTCACGTGGGTCGACGATCCCAGCAACGGCGAGCGCGCCTACCTCCGCAATCGCGTGCGGCTCGATCTCCTCCCCGCGATGCGGGAGGCGAACCCCGGCTTCGATGAGGCGATGCTCGCACTGGCTCGGCGGGCGGCCGCCCTGCGCACCGCCTGCGCTGCCGCCGTCGCCCCGCTCGTCGAGGAGGTGGGGCCGGGACGCGTGGTGGCCCGCGGCATCACCGACGCCTCGTGGGAGCCCGGCGCGCGCGCGCTCCTCTGGCAGTCGCTCGCCGAGATGGGGGGGATCGTCCTCGATTGGCGCGGAACGACGCGCCTCGCGCGCTTCAGCGCCGACGGGCGCACGGGAACGCGAATTCCGTTGTCCGGCGGGTATGAAGCGGTGCATCGTCACGACGTCATCGAGTTGCGACGTCGCCCGGTTCGCGCGGGGGCGAGCGCCGCGCTCGATGTCGCCGCGGAAACCGTCTTTGGCGACTGGCGCTTTCGGCCGCTCGCCATGACTAGCTTGCAGGAGCGCGACGAGCGCGGAGTGCCCGATCGGCACGATGCGTGGAGCGCGTGGCTCCCCGCCGACGGCTCATTGGAAGTGCGCGCGTGGAGAGCGGGGGATCGCATGACCTCGTCAGGCAGCCAGCCGAGGCGGGTGAAGCGATTCTTCGCCGACCGGCGGGTGGCCGCCGCCGATCGCGAGGGGTGGCCTGTTATCGTAGCAGATGGCGAGATTGTCTGGATTCCCGGAGTGCGCCGCGGCCTCGCGGCAACCGTTCGGTCCGGTCGACCGAGAGTCTGCATCATCTGTGAACGCCTCCGTAGTTGATCCGCGACTCGAAGGGCGCTCCGTCAAGCGCATTGCCTTTCCCGCCGACCTCATCGCCGCGCGTGTGGCGGAGCTCGGACGCGACATCACAGCGGCGTATCCCGATGGCGACCTTCTCGTCCTTGGGTTATTGAAAGGGAGCTTCATCTTCCTGAGCGACCTGGTGCGCTGTATTCACCGCCCGCTCAAGGTCGATTTCCTCGTCGCCTCGTCGTACGGGAACGAGACCGTTTCGAGCGGATTCGTTCGTTTGGTGTATGATCCGGAAACAGAGCTCGAGGGCAAGCACATTCTGTTAGTAGAAGACATCGTTGATTCCGGACGAACCCTGAGTCGGGTGATGGCTCTCCTGCAGGAGCGGCACCCGCGCTCGCTGGAAGTCTGCGCCTTGCTCGACAAGCACATTGCCACGCACCTGACGTATCCGCCGAAGTTCTCGGGCTTCGATGCCCCCCACGAGTTCCTCGTGGGATATGGCCTCGATCACGCCGAGAGCTTCCGGCATTTGCCGTACATTGCGAGTTTGCAGTAACCCGGGACCGCTGACATGCCGCCGATTCCTCCCAAGAAGCAGTTCAATTGGGGCCGCTTTTCGAAGGGGCTCTCGTTCTGGATCCTCGTGATCCTGATCCCCGTCGCGGTGATCCAGTTCTCAGGCCAGAAGGGTGAGCCCGCGACGCAGATCAACTACTCGGACTATCGCTCCGAGTTGGATCGCGGAAACATCGCCAAGGCCACGATTCGCGCGGGCCAGACGGTCACGGGCGAGTTCACGCAGCGCATCATGGTCCAGGGGCGCGAGGTGAAGAAGTTCACCGTCAAGCTCCCGATGACCGACAACCCCGAGGAAGTCTCGGCGCTGCGCGAAAAGAAGGTGGTCATCGATGCGCAGGAAGCGCGGCCGTCGGTGGGGACCTTCCTGCTGAATTTCCTTCCGTACTTCGTGCTCATCGGGATCTGGATCTTCCTCTTCCGGCAGATTCAGGCCGGCGGCGCGAAGGCCTTCTCGTTCGGCAAGTCGAAGGCGAAGCTCCTCACCGGCGACACGCCGAAGGTGACCTTCGCCGACGTGTCGGGGTGCGACGAAGCCAAGGTCGAGCTGCAAGAAATCATCGAGTTCCTGAAGGATCCGCAGAAGTTCACCAAGCTCGGGGGACGTCTCCCGAAGGGTGCGCTCCTCATCGGGCCGCCGGGAACCGGCAAGACGCTGCTCGCCAAGGCGGTCGCTGGCGAGGCCGGGCGTCCGTTCTTCTCCATGTCGGGCTCTGACTTCGTCGAGATGTTCGTCGGCGTTGGCGCCTCGCGCGTGCGTGACCTGTTCGAGCAGGGCAAGGCGCACGCTCCGTGCATCATCTTCATCGACGAAATCGACGCCGTGGGTCGCCATCGCGGCGCCGGGCTCGGTGGCGGGCACGACGAGCGCGAGCAGACGCTCAACCAGCTCCTCGTCGAGATGGATGGTTTCGAGTCCAACGACGGCGTGATCCTCATCGCGGCGACCAACCGCCCCGACGTCCTCGACCCGGCGCTGCTGCGTCCCGGCCGCTTCGACCGCCAGATCGTGGTCGACGCCCCGGACCTGCGCGGGCGCGAGGGGATCCTGCGCGTGCACCTGCGCAACAAGCCGATTGCCGACGACGTCGACGTCAACAAGCTGGCGCGCGGCACGCCGGGAATGGCGGGGGCCGATCTCGCCAACCTCGTGAACGAAGGCGCACTGCTCGCGGCACGTCGCGGGCACGACAAGATCTACATGACCGACCTCGAAGAGGCGAAGGACAAGGTCATGCTCGGTGCCGAGCGCAAGTCGCTCGTCATGAAGGAAGAGGAGCGGCGCCTGACGGCGTATCACGAGGCAGGACACGCCGTCTGCGCCGTGATGGTCAAGGGGAACGATCCGTTGCACAAGGTGACGATCGTTCCGCGTGGGCGTGCGTTGGGCGTGGCCTTCACGCTCCCCGAGGATGACCGCGTGTCGGTGACGCGCGAGCAGCTCGAGGCGCGCCTGGTGATGGCGTACGGCGGTCGTGCGGCCGAGGAGATCGTCTTCGGGCGTGACCGCGTCACGACGGGGGCAGCGAGCGACATTCAGCAGGCGACGGCGATCGCTCGGCGCTACGTCACCCAGTGGGGACTCTCCGACGCCATCGGCCCCATTCTCGTGGGCGATAACGAGCAGGAAGTCTTCCTCGGGCAGCAGCTCATGAGCCGCCGCGAGGTCTCCGAGAAGACCGCGCAGCTCGTCGATTCCGAGGTGAAGAAGGTCATCGACGACGCGTTCAGCCGCGCCACGCAGACGCTCACGGAGCACCGCGCGCTGCTCGACGCCGTCGCCGCCATGCTGCTCGAGCGCGAGACGCTCACGCGCGAGGACTTCGAGTTCCTTGTGCGTGGCGAGAAGCTCCCGCCGCGTGCGCCGCTGCCGCCGTCGTCGTTGCCGCCGGTCCAGGTCGCGCCGATTCCTATGGCGCAGCCCAAGCCGTCCGCTCCGCCGCTGCTGGGCGGACCTGAGGTCAGCCCGGCATAACGACGCGCCCGCGCGTTCCGATGCCGGCCCTGGGCGCCGCCGCGATCAGCGGGGGCGCCCTTCTCGTTGTCTACGTCGTCACGCTCGCCCCGTCGGTCACGCTGTGGGACAGCGGCGAATTCCTCGCCGCCATCCACGCCCTCGGGGTCCCGCACCCACCCGGCACTCCACTGTTTGTCTACGCGTCCAACGCGTGGGCGCAGGCCTTCGGGTGGCTTCCGTTCGCCGTCGCCGTCAACCTGGCGTCGGCCGTCGCCACCGCCACGTCGGCAGGCTGTTTCGCCTGGTTGTTCACGCGCTGGACGGGGCGCGCCCTCGTGGGCGTGGCCGGGGCGCTCGTGGGCGGTGGCATGGCGGCCGTGTGGCAGAGCGCGACGGAGACCGAGGTCTACGCCTTGGCCACGCTCGCGGTGGCGCTCGCCCTCGTGGCGGCCGACGTCGCCGGGACCCGATGGAGCGTGCGACATCGTGTCCTCATCGCCTTCCTCTTCGGCCTCGCGGTGCCGTTGCACATCAGCGTCCTCGTCGCCGGCCCCGCCGTGATCTTGCTGGCGTCGAGCGATCGCAGCGGCGCCATGTCTGTCCGCGCCGCCCTGGCCCCCGCGGCGGCCTGGTGCGTCGCCGTCGGGATGGGGACCGTATCGGCGCTCCCGCTGCTGGCGGGCGGCATGTTGGCCCTGGTCGCCAGCGTTGCGCCTGACGGACAGGACGGGACGCGCTCGCGGCGCGCCGCTTGGCTGTCGCTCCTAGTCACGATGCTGGGCGCCAGCTTCGTGCTGGTGATGCTCGTGCGGGCGCGCCATGACCCGGCCGTGAACGCCGGCTTTCCCACGACCTGGACGTCGCTCGTGGACATCGTGGCCCGGCGTCAGTACGACGTCCCGCCGCTCTGGCCTCGTCGCGCTCCGCTCTGGTTGCAGCTGGGGAACGTCGTGCAGTACGCCGACTGGCAGGTGGCGCTCGGGCTGAGCGACGCGCCGGGGCCCTCACCATGGCGCACCCCGATCACCCTCGTGTTCGCAGCGTTGGGCATCGCGGGCAGCGTCTGGCACTCCCGTGTCGATCGGCGGAGCTGGAAGGCGATGGGGCTGCTGTTGCTCTGCGCGACCCTGGGGGTCGTGACCGTGCTGAACCTGCGGGCCGGGCCGTCGTTCGGATGGGGGGTGCTCCCGGTGGATGCGCTTCGCGAGGCGCGCGAGCGCGACTACTTCTTCGCGTTGGCCTTTCTCGTGGCTGGGCTCTGGTGCGGCTGCGGAGTCGTGGCGCTCCGGGATCGCCTTCCTCGGGGGATGCGCGAGCTCGCGATGCTGCTGGCGGTCGCCCCGATCGCGCTCAACTGGAGGGGGGTCGACCGACGGCGCGCACCGGATGCCACGCTGGCGGGCGACTTCGCGCACGCGCTGCTCCGGCCACTCCCCGCCAGGGCGGTGCTGGTCGTGGCGGGTGACAACGACTCGTTCCCGCTGTGGTACGCGCAGGAGGTGGAGGCGCTGCGAACCGACGTGACGGTGGTGACGATTCCGTTGCTTGGGGCTGGCTGGTACCGCGCCGAACTCGCGCGCCGGCACGCGCTCCTCCCGGCCGACGTGGTGGAACCATGGCAAGGGCTCTCGGCGACCTTGGCGGCGATCGGGGCTGCGGCCCGGCGTGACGGGCGTCCGCTCATGGTCGCGGTGTCCGTCGAACC includes:
- a CDS encoding PD40 domain-containing protein translates to MRTAVAVLASLLVLAPATPAAAQYLTRPALKWETIETAHFRFHFPAEMRTWVVPVAERMESVSSSVNTMVGNAPTARVTVMVEDPSNVSNGFAVPLLEGPVIFLWPTPPTPGPSFGQHRGWGEILAVHEYGHIAHLTFPPRNPNERFVWRLLPTRIGPVARKSPAWVIEGYATYIEGKLTANGRPNSAGRAAVLRAWALEGRLPTYGQLNNAAPYLGGSMRYLVGSAFLEWLVARKGEESLNHLWRRMSARQRRSFAEAFRGVYGAGPDDLYGAFYTEVMEKSLDARRQLQSPGVVEGDLVQKLAWATGEPAVSRDGAQVAVVLRSPNTPSRVVVWGAKDEPLDSAVVRARQRMLQRDPQDVAPFDSFPAPRRARKTLFAVAGRGHDQPRWFSDGERLLVSRDEPLGDGAFRPDLFIWNTRRGGVRRVTRGAGIRSADPAPDGKSAAAVRCRGGVCDLVRVDLASGRLTTITAGSPFVVWHRPRWSPDGSRIAASVQRDGRWWTFVVNPATGAASPVDPGDGASRYAPAWTRDGKLVVVSERGGVPNLELLDPETAAPRPLTRVTGAVAAPDVGPDGQVWYLALHAKGYDVRRLSIARAVSSLGDRMVALEPRLAPAAPPTPPGRGATFAPQPVRGPSDYGTGPRAWRILPGISLGPDGDMASLMLANMDPVGRLSVVAQGGYGQRGAWRGGSLATTLRLSPIEVETSAWYTEHAPSEQAAGSFASLDIDSRFTGLGLAARVNRNGGAWGYALRAGGSVGQVNGNQLDGAGRVMGFADLRGRLTWTWHGLTVSPQVYAQLAQGGTGGDSWSRGFTTGALTLGGPNRSLRAEASVGTTTTAGPGEFGRAFEQFAVGGGVLPFFDRAYLTQRVSIPSVPVGYASGRKLGIGRLSTRLYSVEPYAIWVAAGDKLTRYQRILGAEREFDVPGIGFARLPGTHIRAGIGYSMDEPYKEKIRPYLSVTYRP
- the tilS gene encoding tRNA lysidine(34) synthetase TilS yields the protein MSPRLPRGHTLSATERIRSSVGSLLSGDDRLVLAVSGGVDSMVLLHAVGEWLAGSVPAASLRERVTVATFDHGTGAHATSAVAHVRRSAEAHGLAVVAGRADAPLQGEAAWRDARWRFLRRLARERGATVVTAHTRDDHLETIVMRTLRGSGARGLSALLAPSPVRRPLLECSRSDVLGFAQEVGLTWVDDPSNGERAYLRNRVRLDLLPAMREANPGFDEAMLALARRAAALRTACAAAVAPLVEEVGPGRVVARGITDASWEPGARALLWQSLAEMGGIVLDWRGTTRLARFSADGRTGTRIPLSGGYEAVHRHDVIELRRRPVRAGASAALDVAAETVFGDWRFRPLAMTSLQERDERGVPDRHDAWSAWLPADGSLEVRAWRAGDRMTSSGSQPRRVKRFFADRRVAAADREGWPVIVADGEIVWIPGVRRGLAATVRSGRPRVCIICERLRS
- the hpt gene encoding hypoxanthine phosphoribosyltransferase is translated as MARLSGFPECAAASRQPFGPVDRESASSVNASVVDPRLEGRSVKRIAFPADLIAARVAELGRDITAAYPDGDLLVLGLLKGSFIFLSDLVRCIHRPLKVDFLVASSYGNETVSSGFVRLVYDPETELEGKHILLVEDIVDSGRTLSRVMALLQERHPRSLEVCALLDKHIATHLTYPPKFSGFDAPHEFLVGYGLDHAESFRHLPYIASLQ
- the ftsH gene encoding ATP-dependent zinc metalloprotease FtsH; translation: MPPIPPKKQFNWGRFSKGLSFWILVILIPVAVIQFSGQKGEPATQINYSDYRSELDRGNIAKATIRAGQTVTGEFTQRIMVQGREVKKFTVKLPMTDNPEEVSALREKKVVIDAQEARPSVGTFLLNFLPYFVLIGIWIFLFRQIQAGGAKAFSFGKSKAKLLTGDTPKVTFADVSGCDEAKVELQEIIEFLKDPQKFTKLGGRLPKGALLIGPPGTGKTLLAKAVAGEAGRPFFSMSGSDFVEMFVGVGASRVRDLFEQGKAHAPCIIFIDEIDAVGRHRGAGLGGGHDEREQTLNQLLVEMDGFESNDGVILIAATNRPDVLDPALLRPGRFDRQIVVDAPDLRGREGILRVHLRNKPIADDVDVNKLARGTPGMAGADLANLVNEGALLAARRGHDKIYMTDLEEAKDKVMLGAERKSLVMKEEERRLTAYHEAGHAVCAVMVKGNDPLHKVTIVPRGRALGVAFTLPEDDRVSVTREQLEARLVMAYGGRAAEEIVFGRDRVTTGAASDIQQATAIARRYVTQWGLSDAIGPILVGDNEQEVFLGQQLMSRREVSEKTAQLVDSEVKKVIDDAFSRATQTLTEHRALLDAVAAMLLERETLTREDFEFLVRGEKLPPRAPLPPSSLPPVQVAPIPMAQPKPSAPPLLGGPEVSPA
- a CDS encoding DUF2723 domain-containing protein, whose amino-acid sequence is MPALGAAAISGGALLVVYVVTLAPSVTLWDSGEFLAAIHALGVPHPPGTPLFVYASNAWAQAFGWLPFAVAVNLASAVATATSAGCFAWLFTRWTGRALVGVAGALVGGGMAAVWQSATETEVYALATLAVALALVAADVAGTRWSVRHRVLIAFLFGLAVPLHISVLVAGPAVILLASSDRSGAMSVRAALAPAAAWCVAVGMGTVSALPLLAGGMLALVASVAPDGQDGTRSRRAAWLSLLVTMLGASFVLVMLVRARHDPAVNAGFPTTWTSLVDIVARRQYDVPPLWPRRAPLWLQLGNVVQYADWQVALGLSDAPGPSPWRTPITLVFAALGIAGSVWHSRVDRRSWKAMGLLLLCATLGVVTVLNLRAGPSFGWGVLPVDALREARERDYFFALAFLVAGLWCGCGVVALRDRLPRGMRELAMLLAVAPIALNWRGVDRRRAPDATLAGDFAHALLRPLPARAVLVVAGDNDSFPLWYAQEVEALRTDVTVVTIPLLGAGWYRAELARRHALLPADVVEPWQGLSATLAAIGAAARRDGRPLMVAVSVEPDDRGAVAPGEGWRLEGMAYSRLGGGAASAGPLVDSVSVARAASSRAGALAGDGHLPSARDPAGRYVQRLLQCPAVALRYVRAGDSGARRLLESACNFR